ACTCAGCCGCCCAGGCCGAAGAAGCGCGACGCGTAGTAGGGACCGCAGAGCGAGTCGTGGCCCCGCCCCACCGTGCCGCACCGGTCGATGCCGGTGCCGGGGTCGACCGGGGCCTCATGGCCCATCGCGTCGATCAGATACGTCTCCACCTGCCCGCTGCCGTACACCTGCTTGGTGACGCCGGAGGCCGGGCTGGAGGAGGACGTCGGAGTCTGCGGGACACCGAACACGTCGGTCCACCCGTCGCGTTGCTTCTCCAGCGACTTCTTGTTGATCAGCAGGTCGGAGCCGCCGTGCCAGATTTGCACCCGCGGCCGTGCGCCGGTGTACCCGGGGTGGGCGCTGCGGATCCTGTCGCCCCACTCCGTCGGGGAGACGAGGTTGTACCGCCCGGGACACGGGGCGAGGGAACCGGTCCGGAAGTAGTCCGTCTCGGTGTCGGCGCAGCCGTAGGCCATACCGAAGAACACGGCACCCGCCTCGAACACCTCCGGGTGGGCCGCCAGCATCACATTGGTCGCAGCGCCGCCACCGGAGTAGCCGGCGGCGTAGACGCGGTCCGCGTCGGCGGAGTACCGCGCCTTCATGTGGTCGACCATCTGCACCACCGAGCGGGCCTCGCCCTCGCCGTCGTGCGTGCGGTCGGCCGGGTTCCACGCACTGAAGCACCTGTGCGGCACGATGCCGCCGGATCCGACGTTCTCGTCCTTCTGCTCGGGCAGGACGAGGGTGAACCCGTACGTGTCGGCGTACTTGCGCCAGCCCGTGTCGATGTCCAGGTCCTCGGCGGAGCCGCCGCAGCCGTGGAAGAGGACCACGACGGGGGCGCCTGACTGTGCCTGCTCCGGGACGTACGCGAACATCCTCAGATTGCCGGGGTTGCTGCCGAACGCCGGCACCTCGTGGAAGCCGGTCTCCGCCCGCGCCGGGGCGGCGGTGAGAACGGCCGTGGCCGCCACGGCGACGATCACCGTGAGCAGCGTCCTGATCCTGCGTACCGAGAAGCGGGATTCCGCGCCCGCCGCGCTTCGGGATTCCATGCCCGAAGCGTGGGCCCACGCACCTCTCCGGGGCATCGGCAGGATGACCGGCGACCGCCCTTCGACGCGAGATGCGGCGGCCCTCGTACCCGGCGCCTCCCACCGCACGGCCACGCCCCGGTCTCATGTGACCCGCGGCCCCCGCTCTAGACGGGTGGGGTGGGGCGCCCGCCCGGCACCCCACCCCTGACCCGCCCTGCGGTGCGTGTACCCCGCCGGGGCTAGTTGATGGCCTTGATGAGCTCACCGCTCGCGGTGTCGCCGCTGAGCTCCCAGAAGAAGGTGCCGCCCAGGCCCTGCTGGTTCTTGTAGTCCATCTTCGTGGCGATGGTGGCCGGGGTGTCGTAGCTCCACCAGTTGGTGCCGCAGTGGGCGTAGGCGGTGCCCGCGACGGTGCCGGTGGCAGGGCAGCTGTCCTTCAGGACCTTGTAGTCCTCGATGCCCGCCTCATACGTCCCCGGAGCTGCCCCGGTCGCCGTGCCGCCCGGCTCGGACTGGGTGACGCCGGTCCAGCCGCGCCCGTAGAAGCCGATGCCCAGCAGCAGCTTCTCCGCGGGGATGCCCAGGCCCTTGAGCTTGGAGATCGCCGCGTCGCTGTTGAAGCCCTCGGTCGGGATGCCCGGGTAGGAGGTCAGCGGTGAGTGCGGAGCGGTCGGGCCCTGTGCCGCGAAGGCGCCGAAGAAGTCGTAGGTCATCGGGTTGTACCAGTCGAGGTACTGAGCCGCCCCCGCGTAGTCCACCGCGTCGATCTTGCCGCCGTCGGAGCCGTCCGCGGTGGTCGCCGAGGTGATCAGGCTGTCCGTGCCGAACTTCGACCGCAGCGCCGACAGGAGGTCCCCGTACGCGTCGCGACCGCTCGTGTCGCAGGTCAGGCCGCAGGCGTTCGGGTACTCCCAGTCGATGTCGATGCCGTCGAAGACATCGGCCCAGCGCGGGTCCTCGACCAGACCGTGGCAGGACTCGGCGAAGGCGGCCGGGTTCTTCGCGGCCTCGGCGAAGCCGCCGGACCAACTCCAGCCCCCGAAGGACCAGATGACCTTCAGATCGGGGTGCAGCTTCTTCAGCTTGCGCAACTGGTTGAAGTTGCCGCGCAGTTCCTGGTCCCAGGTGTCCGCGACACCGTCCACCGACTGGTCGGCCGTGTAGGCCTTCTCGTAGTCGGCGTAACTGTCCCCGATGGTGCACTTGCCGCCCTGGACGTTGCCGAAGGCGTAGTTGATGTGCGTCAGCTTGTCGGCCGAGCCCGAGGTCTCGATGTTCTTGACGTGGTAATCACGCTGGTAGACACCCCAGTTGGTGAAGTATCCGACCACCTTGTCGCCGGCCGCGGCCGGGGCGGCCTCGGCTGCCGCCGGAGCGGACGCGGTGGGGGCCGCGCCCGCGGAGGACGTACCCGCGACACCGAGGAGCGCGGCTCCCAGTGCGGCGGTGCAGAAGGTCGCGGCGAGGGCCCGGAGACGGGCGCGGGGACGGTGAAGTCCGGTCATTGTGGCTCCTCGTGGGGGAGGGCTTGGGTGTTGTGGGGGGTGCCTGCCCCGTCCGCCCGTGATTGGCATGGACGCGAAGAGGCATTGGTGGAGACCGTAGAAGGACTAGACCAGTTGGGTCAATGGTTCGGACCAATTTCCCTGATCACGTCCCCCGCCACCCGGTGACGGGTGCGCTCCGATCGGGCATACTCGACGCGCCACAGCCGCTGGCCAGC
The DNA window shown above is from Streptomyces sp. Alt3 and carries:
- a CDS encoding extracellular catalytic domain type 1 short-chain-length polyhydroxyalkanoate depolymerase translates to MESRSAAGAESRFSVRRIRTLLTVIVAVAATAVLTAAPARAETGFHEVPAFGSNPGNLRMFAYVPEQAQSGAPVVVLFHGCGGSAEDLDIDTGWRKYADTYGFTLVLPEQKDENVGSGGIVPHRCFSAWNPADRTHDGEGEARSVVQMVDHMKARYSADADRVYAAGYSGGGAATNVMLAAHPEVFEAGAVFFGMAYGCADTETDYFRTGSLAPCPGRYNLVSPTEWGDRIRSAHPGYTGARPRVQIWHGGSDLLINKKSLEKQRDGWTDVFGVPQTPTSSSSPASGVTKQVYGSGQVETYLIDAMGHEAPVDPGTGIDRCGTVGRGHDSLCGPYYASRFFGLGG
- a CDS encoding glycoside hydrolase family 18 protein, encoding MTGLHRPRARLRALAATFCTAALGAALLGVAGTSSAGAAPTASAPAAAEAAPAAAGDKVVGYFTNWGVYQRDYHVKNIETSGSADKLTHINYAFGNVQGGKCTIGDSYADYEKAYTADQSVDGVADTWDQELRGNFNQLRKLKKLHPDLKVIWSFGGWSWSGGFAEAAKNPAAFAESCHGLVEDPRWADVFDGIDIDWEYPNACGLTCDTSGRDAYGDLLSALRSKFGTDSLITSATTADGSDGGKIDAVDYAGAAQYLDWYNPMTYDFFGAFAAQGPTAPHSPLTSYPGIPTEGFNSDAAISKLKGLGIPAEKLLLGIGFYGRGWTGVTQSEPGGTATGAAPGTYEAGIEDYKVLKDSCPATGTVAGTAYAHCGTNWWSYDTPATIATKMDYKNQQGLGGTFFWELSGDTASGELIKAIN